In Silene latifolia isolate original U9 population chromosome X, ASM4854445v1, whole genome shotgun sequence, the following proteins share a genomic window:
- the LOC141617934 gene encoding putative glycerol-3-phosphate transporter 1 has protein sequence MGSIHEIHPLEIKDERPIGIRIIENSKKRSLSYPTYQAIALVVTFLSYTSYHITRKTTSIVKSALDPQTPTSSTVDLRSYPWQNNYLHGNTTFLGATNGGWAPFNGSNGKELLGYLDVSFLAVYAAGMFFSGHIGDRMNLRVFLTIGMLGTGVFTALFGFGYWFNIHNFYYYLVVQMFAGVVQSTGWPSVVAVVGNWFGKGGRGLIMGIWNAHTSVGNIVGSLMASSLLKYGWGWSMFVPGIVVGFAGLVVFFFLPVSPLSCGMHMGEDDEDSPKKEGVSEPFVPYSGSIDESDEDEQGAVGFIQAWKIPGVANYALCLFFAKLVAYTFLYWLPFYISYTEIGGEYLSSETAGNLSTFFDIGGVVGGILAGFFSDKLNARAITAASFTYFTIPALYLYRNYGYINLYLNIVLMFIAGMFVNGPYALITTAVSADLGTHESLKGNSRALATVTAIIDGTGSIGAAVGPLLTGYISGISWDAVFTMLMTAALIAGLLLTKLVVDEIRTKIDKTRFPNVARDFLV, from the exons ATGGGTTCAATCCATGAGATACACCCTCTTGAAATCAAGGATGAAAGGCCTATCGGGATTCGAATTATCGAGAATTCTAAGAAAAGATCCCTCTCATATCCCACTTACCAAGCAATTGCTTTGGTAGTTACATTCTTATCCTACACAAGCTACCATATAACCCGAAAAACGACTAGTATAGTGAAAAGTGCTCTAGATCCTCAAACTCCAACTTCATCAACAGTAGACTTGAGATCATACCCATGGCAAAACAATTATCTTCATGGAAATACCACatttttgggtgctactaatggTGGGTGGGCCCCATTCAATGGGAGCAATGGCAAAGAATTACTTGGTTACCTTGATGTGTCATTCTTAGCAGTATATGCTGCAGGAATGTTCTTTTCAGGACACATTGGTGACAGAATGAACTTAAGGGTGTTCCTAACAATCGGAATGTTGGGCACTGGTGTATTCACAGCGTTGTTTGGATTCGGATATTGGTTTAATATCCATAATTTCTATTATTACTTGGTTGTACAAATGTTTGCTGGAGTAGTCCAATCCACCGGGTGGCCTTCAGTTGTAGCCGTGGTTGGTAATTGGTTCGGAAAGGGTGGTCGTGGTTTGATCATGGGGATTTGGAATGCGCACACTTCAGTTGGGAATATTGTTGGGTCGTTGATGGCATCGTCTTTGTTGAAGTATGGTTGGGGTTGGTCAATGTTTGTTCCGGGTATTGTTGTAGGGTTTGCAGGGTTGGTTGTGTTTTTCTTCTTGCCTGTTAGTCCCTTGTCTTGTGGGATGCATATGGGTGAAGATGACGAGGATTCTCCTAAGAAAGAAGGAGTTTCGGAACCCTTTGTACCCTACTCGGGTTCAATTGatgaatcagacgaagatgagcAAGGCGCTGTTGGATTTATTCAAGCGTGGAAGATCCCCGGGGTTGCTAATTATGCTCTTTGCTTGTTCTTCGCAAAACTCGTTGCCTATACCTTTCTCTACTGGCTTCCCTTCTACATCAGCTATACAG AAATCGGTGGAGAATACCTGTCAAGCGAAACAGCAGGGAATCTATCGACATTCTTTGACATAGGAGGGGTAGTCGGAGGGATTTTAGCAGGATTCTTCTCTGATAAACTTAATGCTAGAGCTATAACAGCAGCATCCTTCACTTACTTCACAATCCCGGCTCTATACTTGTACAGAAATTACGGTTACATCAACCTGTACTTAAACATCGTGCTAATGTTTATAGCCGGGATGTTTGTGAACGGACCATACGCCCTAATCACAACTGCAGTTTCAGCCGACCTTGGGACCCACGAGTCTTTGAAGGGAAACTCAAGAGCACTTGCGACAGTGACAGCAATTATAGATGGGACGGGGTCGATTGGGGCTGCTGTTGGGCCTTTGTTGACAGGTTATATTTCAGGTATCAGTTGGGATGCTGTTTTTACAATGTTGATGACTGCAGCTTTGATAGCAGGATTGTTACTTACTAAGCTTGTGGTTGATGAGATTCGTACAAAGATTGACAAAACTCGGTTTCCAAATGTCGCTAGGGATTTTCTTGTTTGA